In bacterium YEK0313, one genomic interval encodes:
- the amdA_3 gene encoding Acetamidase: MTHRLDANADTAHWGYFEAALAPRLTIASGERVTISTVSGGGDVLPDPSWGIPPGLSDIHRRFGGPALPGHICTGPVAVAGARPGQVLQVDIEAIELHYDWGYTFVAPLAGALPDDVKAKRLFHSRIDRAARVAHMPWGHEIALDRPFFGVMAVAPPREWGRVNTLPPRRNGGNLDNKELVAGTTLYLPVHVDGANFSVGDGHGAQGDGEVCITAIETGLIGTFRLTVRDDMSLVWPMAETATHVMTMAFDPDLDTCVQIALRSMIDLVTARSGLDRDEAYALMSLVADVRVTQVVNGNKGIHVMLDKTWLAPVR; this comes from the coding sequence CCATTGGGGCTATTTCGAAGCGGCGCTCGCGCCGCGCCTGACCATCGCCTCCGGAGAAAGGGTGACGATCTCCACCGTGTCGGGCGGCGGCGACGTCCTGCCGGATCCGTCCTGGGGCATTCCGCCCGGCCTGAGCGACATCCACCGGCGTTTCGGTGGCCCGGCCTTGCCCGGCCATATCTGCACCGGCCCGGTGGCGGTGGCCGGCGCCAGGCCCGGCCAGGTCCTGCAGGTCGATATCGAGGCGATCGAGCTGCACTACGACTGGGGCTATACCTTCGTCGCCCCGCTCGCCGGCGCGCTGCCCGACGACGTCAAGGCGAAGCGCCTGTTCCATTCGCGCATCGACCGGGCCGCGCGTGTCGCGCACATGCCCTGGGGCCACGAGATCGCGCTCGACCGGCCGTTCTTCGGCGTCATGGCGGTGGCTCCGCCGCGCGAATGGGGCCGGGTCAACACCCTGCCGCCGCGCCGCAACGGCGGCAATCTCGACAACAAGGAGCTGGTGGCCGGCACCACGCTCTATCTGCCGGTTCACGTCGACGGCGCGAATTTCTCCGTCGGCGACGGCCATGGCGCGCAGGGCGATGGCGAGGTCTGCATCACGGCCATCGAGACCGGTCTCATCGGCACGTTCAGGCTCACCGTGCGCGACGACATGAGCCTCGTCTGGCCGATGGCCGAGACGGCGACCCATGTCATGACCATGGCCTTCGACCCGGACCTCGACACCTGCGTGCAGATCGCGCTGCGCAGCATGATCGACCTCGTCACCGCCCGCTCCGGACTCGACCGGGACGAAGCCTATGCGCTGATGTCGCTGGTCGCGGATGTCAGGGTGACGCAGGTCGTCAACGGCAACAAGGGCATCCACGTCATGCTGGACAAGACGTGGCTCGCGCCGGTGCGCTAG
- the apc3_11 gene encoding Acetophenone carboxylase gamma subunit: MTLAETYRLATDIGGTFTDIVLERGETRFTTKVLTTPHAPEEAVVEGTRIVLAEAGIGFADLAVFVHGTTLATNAVIERKGARTALVATDGFRDVIEIADEGRYDQYDIFIDKPRQLVERKLRFTVPERIDVMGKEWLPLDEAALRKVAKELKKLRVEAVAVAFIHSYANGAHEVRAGEILAEELPGVSITLSSEVCPEMREYERTSTAIANAYVQPLMAGYLGRLKARFAAEGYARPIHLMTSGGSLATLETAARFPIRLVESGPAGGAILAAHVAAERAEDKVLSFDMGGTTAKICLIHDATPYKARTFEVDRQSRFMKGSGLPVRIPVIEMVEIGAGGGSIARVDSLKRITVGPDSAASVPGPACYGRGGVAPTVTDADVALGRIDPARFAGGAITLYPDKSDAALDAAVGKPLALKTAMAAHGVAEIVDENMANAARVHAVERGVVVGDHTMVAFGGAAPLHAARLAEKLGISRIVIPADAGVGSAVGFLRAPAAYELVHSKFMRLDRFDAKEASKLLAGMSKEATSLAKAAAGGRKLTETRTAFMRYTGQGHEIAVGLPNRALTDKDVALMRAEFEAGYRRLFARHIPGAAIEVLSWALLVTTDTARPATLAKARRKDGPKPLATRPVFDPKSGRTVKVPVIDRAAMTPGATVAGPAIIVEAGTSTFVTASFDAQLDAGYGLLLTAKAAEAASSARPAKGAAAVRSAKPAKAAGSTEQARPAKSAGTAKRAKPAKPAKGQ; encoded by the coding sequence ATGACACTTGCCGAAACCTACCGTCTCGCCACCGATATCGGCGGCACCTTCACCGACATCGTTCTCGAACGGGGCGAAACCCGCTTCACCACCAAGGTGCTGACGACGCCCCACGCGCCCGAGGAGGCAGTGGTGGAAGGCACCCGCATCGTGCTGGCCGAGGCGGGCATCGGCTTTGCCGATCTCGCAGTCTTCGTCCACGGTACCACGCTCGCCACCAATGCGGTGATCGAGCGCAAGGGCGCGCGGACCGCGCTGGTCGCGACGGACGGCTTTCGCGACGTGATCGAGATCGCCGACGAGGGGCGCTACGACCAGTACGACATCTTCATCGACAAGCCGCGCCAGCTGGTCGAGCGCAAGCTGCGCTTCACCGTGCCCGAACGCATCGACGTGATGGGCAAGGAATGGCTGCCGCTCGACGAGGCGGCGCTGCGCAAGGTGGCGAAGGAGCTGAAGAAGCTCCGCGTCGAGGCCGTCGCGGTGGCCTTCATCCACTCCTACGCCAACGGCGCGCACGAGGTGCGGGCCGGCGAGATCCTGGCGGAGGAGCTGCCCGGCGTCTCGATCACCCTGTCGAGCGAGGTCTGCCCGGAAATGCGCGAATATGAGCGCACGTCCACGGCCATCGCCAATGCCTATGTGCAGCCGCTGATGGCCGGCTATCTCGGCCGGCTGAAGGCGCGCTTCGCCGCCGAAGGCTATGCCAGGCCGATCCATCTGATGACCTCCGGCGGCTCGCTGGCGACCCTCGAGACCGCCGCACGCTTTCCGATCCGGCTCGTCGAATCCGGCCCGGCCGGCGGCGCCATTCTCGCCGCCCATGTCGCCGCCGAGCGCGCCGAGGACAAGGTCCTGTCCTTCGACATGGGCGGCACCACAGCCAAGATCTGCCTCATCCACGACGCGACGCCCTACAAGGCCCGCACGTTCGAGGTCGACCGCCAGTCGCGCTTCATGAAGGGGTCGGGCCTGCCGGTGCGCATCCCGGTCATCGAAATGGTCGAGATCGGTGCCGGCGGCGGCTCGATCGCGCGGGTCGACAGCCTGAAGCGCATCACGGTCGGCCCGGATTCGGCGGCATCCGTGCCGGGCCCGGCCTGCTATGGCCGGGGCGGGGTGGCGCCGACCGTGACCGACGCCGATGTTGCGCTCGGCCGCATCGATCCCGCCCGCTTCGCCGGCGGGGCCATCACGCTCTATCCGGACAAGTCCGATGCCGCGCTCGATGCGGCGGTCGGCAAGCCCCTCGCGCTGAAGACCGCGATGGCGGCCCATGGCGTCGCCGAGATCGTCGACGAGAACATGGCCAATGCCGCGCGCGTCCACGCGGTCGAGCGCGGCGTCGTGGTTGGCGACCACACGATGGTGGCCTTCGGCGGTGCCGCGCCGCTGCATGCGGCAAGGCTCGCCGAAAAGCTCGGCATATCCCGCATCGTCATTCCCGCCGATGCCGGCGTCGGTTCGGCCGTCGGCTTCCTGCGCGCGCCGGCCGCCTATGAGCTGGTCCATTCCAAGTTCATGCGGCTCGACCGCTTCGACGCGAAGGAGGCCAGCAAGCTGCTGGCCGGCATGAGCAAGGAGGCGACGAGCCTCGCCAAGGCGGCCGCCGGCGGCCGCAAGCTGACGGAAACGCGCACCGCCTTCATGCGCTATACCGGCCAGGGCCACGAGATCGCGGTCGGCCTGCCCAATCGCGCCCTGACGGACAAGGACGTGGCGCTGATGCGGGCGGAATTCGAAGCCGGCTATCGGCGGCTGTTCGCGCGCCACATCCCGGGCGCCGCGATCGAGGTGCTGTCCTGGGCCCTGCTCGTGACCACCGATACCGCGCGTCCCGCCACACTGGCGAAGGCGCGCCGGAAGGACGGGCCGAAGCCGCTCGCCACGCGCCCGGTCTTCGACCCGAAGAGCGGCAGGACCGTCAAGGTTCCGGTGATCGACCGGGCGGCCATGACGCCCGGCGCCACCGTCGCCGGGCCGGCCATCATCGTCGAGGCGGGTACCTCGACCTTCGTCACCGCCAGTTTCGATGCGCAGCTCGACGCCGGCTACGGTCTGCTGCTGACCGCCAAGGCGGCCGAGGCCGCCTCTTCGGCCAGGCCTGCGAAGGGCGCTGCGGCCGTCCGCTCGGCCAAGCCTGCGAAGGCCGCCGGATCCACCGAGCAAGCGAGGCCCGCCAAGTCGGCCGGGACCGCGAAGCGAGCCAAACCGGCCAAGCCGGCCAAGGGGCAGTAG
- the crnA_1 gene encoding Creatinine amidohydrolase gives MAKARGTTASQPAKPANKAAPSRRSGAKPRQAATARQPSVEWARLTAPELNALAAADALVVLPVASTEQHGPHLGTGVDTILCGRVCLMAAEQAQDRRPVVVAPTLWLGLAEHHMDHGGTFTLDIPTYRAVLLGILGALKRHGFRRVLIVNGHGGNMAALNAFLPDLTRETGLAVAATTYFELCQPAFAPLLDDQDGVLHACEAETSMMMVAAPDAVRADRLAEAHGPNFSSARDVLQPAVQQWRSFRSFSPSGVVGDARRASRAKGEKLEAAAVAALAEVIVKGRPWE, from the coding sequence ATGGCCAAGGCAAGAGGAACCACAGCGTCGCAACCGGCGAAGCCGGCAAACAAGGCGGCGCCGTCACGTCGCTCGGGCGCGAAGCCGCGACAGGCTGCCACAGCGCGGCAGCCCTCGGTCGAATGGGCAAGGCTCACCGCGCCCGAGCTGAACGCGCTTGCCGCGGCCGATGCGCTGGTGGTCCTGCCTGTGGCCTCGACCGAGCAGCACGGCCCGCATCTCGGCACCGGCGTCGATACCATCCTGTGTGGTCGCGTCTGCCTGATGGCGGCGGAGCAGGCCCAGGACCGGCGGCCGGTGGTGGTGGCGCCGACCCTCTGGCTCGGCCTCGCCGAACACCACATGGACCATGGTGGCACCTTCACGCTCGACATCCCGACCTACCGGGCCGTACTGCTCGGGATCCTCGGCGCGCTGAAGCGCCACGGCTTCCGGCGCGTGCTGATCGTCAACGGCCACGGCGGCAACATGGCGGCGCTGAACGCCTTTCTGCCCGACCTCACCCGCGAGACCGGCCTTGCGGTCGCGGCCACGACCTATTTCGAGCTCTGCCAGCCGGCCTTCGCGCCGCTGCTCGACGACCAGGACGGCGTGCTGCATGCCTGCGAGGCCGAGACCTCGATGATGATGGTGGCCGCGCCCGATGCCGTGCGCGCCGACAGGCTCGCCGAGGCTCATGGCCCGAATTTTTCGAGCGCCCGCGACGTGCTCCAGCCGGCGGTCCAGCAATGGCGCTCGTTCCGCAGCTTCTCGCCGTCGGGCGTCGTCGGCGACGCGCGCCGGGCCAGCCGCGCCAAGGGCGAGAAGCTGGAGGCTGCCGCGGTGGCGGCGCTGGCCGAGGTGATCGTCAAGGGCAGGCCCTGGGAGTGA